One part of the Halobacteria archaeon AArc-dxtr1 genome encodes these proteins:
- a CDS encoding transcription initiation factor IIB: protein MTRSTRQRERTREMDETEDQEGVRACPECESDNLVKDSDRGELICEDCGLVVEEEKIDPGPEWRAFNHQERQQKSRVGAPTTQTMHDKGLTTTIDWKDKDAYGRSISSKKRSQMHRLRKWQERIRTKDAGERNLQFALSEIDRMASALGVPRSVREVASVIYRRALKEDLIRGRSIEGVATSALYAACRKEGIPRSLEEISEVSRVERKEIGRTYRYISQELGLEMRPVDPKKYVPRFCSELELSEEVQTKANEIIEKTAEEGLLSGKSPTGYAAAAIYAASLLCNEKKTQREVADVAQVTEVTIRNRYQEQIEAMGIHG, encoded by the coding sequence ATGACACGGTCCACCCGCCAGCGGGAGCGAACGCGTGAGATGGACGAGACCGAGGATCAAGAGGGGGTACGCGCCTGTCCTGAGTGTGAATCGGACAATCTCGTAAAGGACTCCGACCGGGGTGAGCTCATCTGTGAGGACTGTGGGCTCGTCGTCGAGGAGGAGAAAATCGATCCGGGTCCCGAGTGGCGAGCATTCAACCACCAGGAGCGCCAGCAGAAGTCCCGTGTCGGCGCGCCGACGACGCAGACGATGCACGACAAGGGGCTGACGACGACGATCGACTGGAAAGACAAAGACGCCTACGGCCGCTCTATTTCGTCGAAAAAGCGCAGTCAGATGCACCGGCTGCGAAAGTGGCAAGAACGGATTCGGACGAAAGACGCGGGCGAACGCAACCTGCAGTTCGCCCTCTCCGAGATCGATCGGATGGCGAGCGCGCTCGGCGTGCCGCGCTCGGTTCGCGAGGTCGCGTCGGTGATCTACCGGCGCGCGCTGAAAGAGGACCTCATTCGAGGGCGCTCGATCGAGGGAGTCGCCACGAGCGCACTCTATGCAGCCTGCCGAAAGGAGGGGATTCCACGCAGTCTCGAGGAGATTTCGGAGGTCTCGCGGGTCGAGCGCAAGGAGATCGGCCGAACGTATCGATATATTTCTCAGGAACTCGGCCTCGAAATGCGTCCCGTCGACCCCAAGAAGTACGTCCCGCGGTTCTGTTCTGAACTGGAGCTCTCCGAAGAGGTCCAGACGAAAGCCAACGAGATTATCGAGAAGACCGCCGAGGAGGGACTGCTCTCGGGGAAGTCCCCGACGGGCTACGCCGCGGCTGCGATCTACGCCGCCTCCCTGCTCTGTAACGAGAAGAAGACCCAACGCGAGGTCGCAGACGTCGCGCAGGTGACCGAAGTCACCATCCGGAATCGCTACCAAGAACAGATCGAAGCGATGGGTATTCACGGCTAA
- a CDS encoding DUF4399 domain-containing protein, with product MTRHLDRRQYVAGMAGIGATALGGCLDGGPGSDEPPDESDTEPGADDSGEDDEEVDHENPEGEVWFEQPEDGETVSSPVEISMAVEEFELEPVAGTGDEGDDDGEATGEDEEANGNGETNGDEEGQEQSVQDGQGHLHVLVDVGCVEPIEPIPFEEGYHHLGEGGTDITLDLEPGEYDLCAQASDGDHIAYDMTDEISIEVEDE from the coding sequence ATGACACGCCACCTCGATCGACGACAGTACGTCGCCGGGATGGCCGGAATCGGAGCGACAGCACTCGGTGGCTGTCTCGACGGCGGCCCCGGTTCGGACGAACCGCCGGATGAGTCGGATACGGAGCCCGGAGCCGACGATTCCGGCGAGGATGACGAAGAGGTAGACCACGAGAACCCGGAGGGCGAGGTGTGGTTCGAACAGCCAGAGGACGGTGAGACCGTGTCCAGTCCCGTCGAGATCTCGATGGCCGTCGAGGAGTTCGAGCTAGAGCCGGTAGCTGGGACGGGTGATGAAGGAGACGACGACGGAGAGGCCACTGGAGAGGACGAAGAGGCCAATGGAAACGGAGAGACCAATGGAGACGAGGAGGGCCAGGAGCAGTCCGTTCAAGACGGGCAGGGCCACCTCCACGTACTGGTCGACGTCGGCTGCGTCGAGCCCATCGAACCGATCCCGTTCGAGGAGGGATACCACCATCTGGGAGAGGGTGGGACCGATATCACGCTCGACCTCGAACCGGGCGAGTACGACCTGTGTGCACAGGCCAGCGACGGCGACCACATCGCCTACGACATGACCGACGAGATCTCGATCGAGGTCGAAGACGAGTAA
- a CDS encoding orotate phosphoribosyltransferase-like protein, with protein sequence MKNVDDLIESASELANRGLSKGEIADELNVSRETASWLVERSDAAPEPTGRRRGDEAAGGSPQDIHVDWSAVGRDSKRMEAISAAMADLLAKHGEEVDLTIGIEKAGGPIATLIARELGSDLGTYTPAKHQWEEGDIEDLGGTFSRNFASIRDRECYVVDDTITSGTTMRETINAIREKGGEPLACVVLADKQGIDEIDGVPVYSLLQVISVGKSD encoded by the coding sequence ATGAAGAACGTCGACGATCTGATCGAGAGCGCATCGGAGCTCGCAAATCGGGGGCTCTCGAAGGGAGAGATTGCGGACGAACTGAACGTCTCGCGCGAGACTGCCAGTTGGCTGGTCGAGCGCAGCGACGCAGCGCCAGAGCCGACGGGGCGCCGCCGTGGCGACGAGGCGGCCGGTGGCAGTCCACAGGACATCCACGTCGACTGGTCTGCAGTCGGCCGGGACAGCAAGCGCATGGAGGCTATCTCAGCGGCGATGGCCGACCTGCTCGCGAAACACGGTGAGGAAGTCGATCTCACGATCGGGATCGAGAAGGCAGGTGGTCCGATCGCGACCCTGATCGCGCGTGAACTCGGGAGCGACCTCGGGACGTACACGCCGGCAAAACACCAGTGGGAAGAAGGCGATATCGAGGACCTAGGTGGAACCTTCAGCCGGAACTTCGCGTCGATTCGCGACCGAGAGTGTTACGTCGTCGACGACACGATCACGAGCGGAACGACGATGCGGGAAACGATCAACGCAATCCGCGAGAAGGGCGGCGAGCCACTGGCCTGTGTCGTGCTCGCAGACAAACAGGGAATCGACGAGATCGACGGCGTCCCGGTCTACTCGTTGTTACAGGTCATCAGCGTCGGCAAGAGCGACTGA
- a CDS encoding helix-turn-helix domain-containing protein — translation MTTITEVSISADEFALAETLRSVSDLELRVESVVAEGPSRTMPLVWFSNTDRATLEETLAADPSVETHRRLLEASDGEEWLYRLGYTDQVDDICHCIFDYDGAILDARVSEERWTLRLLFPQREDLSDAMGAVEERGVVTDIRRMVEADQNADLEATAALTDAQQEAISEAYRQGYYDVPREISLEDLATKLDISHQALSERLRRANRVLAGEQIDEPPKASD, via the coding sequence GTGACGACGATTACCGAAGTATCGATCTCGGCCGACGAGTTCGCTCTCGCCGAGACGTTGCGATCGGTTTCGGACCTCGAACTCCGCGTGGAGAGCGTCGTTGCCGAGGGACCGTCCCGGACGATGCCTCTCGTGTGGTTTTCGAACACCGACCGAGCGACACTCGAGGAGACGTTAGCAGCCGATCCGTCCGTCGAGACCCACCGGCGACTGCTCGAGGCGTCGGATGGCGAGGAGTGGTTGTATCGACTCGGATATACGGACCAGGTCGACGATATCTGCCACTGTATCTTCGACTACGACGGGGCGATCCTCGACGCGCGCGTCTCCGAAGAGCGATGGACGCTTCGACTCCTGTTTCCCCAGCGCGAAGACCTCTCAGACGCCATGGGAGCCGTCGAGGAACGAGGCGTCGTCACCGACATCAGACGGATGGTCGAAGCCGACCAAAACGCCGATCTCGAGGCGACCGCCGCGCTGACCGATGCCCAACAGGAGGCGATCAGCGAGGCCTACCGACAGGGCTACTACGACGTTCCTCGCGAGATATCGCTCGAGGATCTGGCAACGAAACTCGACATCTCTCACCAGGCGCTCTCCGAGC